The Arachis duranensis cultivar V14167 chromosome 2, aradu.V14167.gnm2.J7QH, whole genome shotgun sequence genome has a window encoding:
- the LOC107475310 gene encoding reticulon-like protein B12 (The sequence of the model RefSeq protein was modified relative to this genomic sequence to represent the inferred CDS: added 47 bases not found in genome assembly): MGSSDRLFNRERTLHEILGAGLVADLILWRQKNITVGILLVTLAAWIVFEKSGYTLLSLVSNVLLLLIVILFLWAKSAAILNRPAPPLPHLHLSEEMVNEVATFIRIRVNNVFSVSQDIALGKNSRLFLKVASCLWLISFVGGFTDFLTLAYTSLFIVLTVPALYERYEDNIDRHVLKCYRKLCQLYVKINEEYVSRVQHYILEKQKLS; encoded by the exons ATG CCTTGGAGCTGGTCTTG TTGCAGATTTGATACTGTGGAGACAGAAGAATATTACTGTGGGAATATTGTTAGTCACACTAGCTGCTTGGATTgtgtttgaaaaatctggttaTACTCTTTTGTCACTTGTTTCCaatgttcttcttctcctcattGTCATTCTTTTCCTTTGGGCCAAATCAGCAGCAATTCTTAACAG ACCTGCTCCACCTCTACCACATTTGCATTTATCAGAAGAAATGGTGAATGAAGTAGCAACTTTCATCCGAATTAGAGTTAATAATGTGTTTTCGGTTTCTCAAGATATTGCTCTGGGAAAGAACTCAAGGCTGTTCCTGAAAGTAGCTTCATGCCTCTGGTTAATTTCTTTTGTTGGTGGCTTCACTGATTTCCTTACCCTGGCATATACAA GTCTCTTTATTGTTCTTACAGTACCAGCACTCTATGAAAGATATGAAGATAACATAGATAGACATGTCTTGAAGTGCTACAGAAAATTGTGCCAATTGTATGTGAAAATCAATGAGGAATATGTCAGCAGAGTCCAACATTATATTTTAGAGAAGCAAAAACTGAGCTGA
- the LOC107475218 gene encoding ataxin-3 homolog has product MMDGASNGGMLYHEVQESKLCAVHCVNTVLQGPFFSEFDLAALASDLDRRERQMMLPAALSSGDFLSEESHNVSLDGDFSIQVLQKALEVWDLQVIPLDSPVAEPAQIDPELENAFICHLQDHWFCIRKVNGEWYNFDSLYAAPQHLSKFYLSAYLDSLKGFGWSIFLVRGNFPKEFPISSAESSNGFGQWLSPEDAERITKSCNSGLTPHQRTNESQQQFLSSGEVEMYSDFEDEELKAAIAASLMDSSSSVANVKVEASTPQNDNQSSKQVATTEDFPQNEQINKQKEVVEASQPANNQSTKLVEATGDDSLQKDRSSQEVTSIVGHNTQDENHNDKGKAVL; this is encoded by the exons ATGATGGATGGTGCGAGCAACGGTGGCATGTTGTACCATGAGGTACAAGAGTCCAAGCTTTGCGCTGTGCATTGCGTCAACACGGTGCTGCAGGGTCCGTTCTTCTCCGAATTTGATCTCGCTGCTCTCGCCTCCGATCTCGATCGCAGGGAGCGACAGATGATGCTCCCGGCCGCACTCTCTTCCGGAGATTTTCTTTCTGAGGAGTCGCACAATGTCTCCCTTGATGGAGATTTCAGCATCCAG GTCTTACAAAAGGCTTTGGAAGTGTGGGATCTACAGGTTATCCCTCTTGACTCACCTGTTGCTGAGCCTGCTCAAATTGATCCTGAATTGGAAAATGCCTTTATTTGCCATTTGCAAGATCATTGGTTTTGTATCCGTAAAGTGAATGGAGAGTGGTATAATTTTGACAGTCTTTATGCAGCCCCACAACACCTTTCTAAGTTTTACCTCTCAGCCTATCTTGATTCTTTGAAAGGCTTTGGGTGGAGCATATTCCTAGTAAGAGGAAATTTTCCAAAAGAGTTTCCCATATCCTCAGCCGAATCTTCTAATGGTTTTGGGCAGTGGCTGTCACCTGAAGATGCTGAGAGGATAACTAAGTCTTGCAATTCAGGGCTGACTCCACATCAGAGAACTAATGAGAGCCAACAACAATTTCTTTCATCTGGGGAAGTGGAAATGTATTCAGACTTTGAAGATGAGGAACTGAAGGCTGCAATAGCTGCTAGTCTAATGGATTCTTCCTCATCTGTGGCAAATGTCAAAGTTGAGGCAAGCACTCCCCAAAATGATAATCAAAGTAGTAAACAAGTTGCAACCACTGAAGATTTCCCACAAAACgaacaaataaacaaacaaaaggaAGTTGTTGAAGCTAGTCAACCTGCCAACAACCAAAGTACCAAACTGGTGGAAGCTACTGGAGATGATTCTCTTCAAAAAGATCGAAGTAGTCAAGAAGTGACATCTATTGTAGGTCATAATACTCAAGATGAGAACCATAATGACAAAGGAAAAGCAGTCTTGTAA
- the LOC107475287 gene encoding uncharacterized mitochondrial protein AtMg00810-like, with product MFRPECAEVCSFQSSTWILDRAIRHPVVGSPTTAHHKATIRVLRYLKNAPVNGLFFHVNTDFTFTDFTDDDWATCPDSRRSVLGYCFFLGTSLISWKSSKKQTVSQSSSEAKYRALANATCEGLWRLRLLQVLGVDHDWLFTLYSDSQFTLHMAANPVLHEQIKHIETYCVR from the exons ATGTTCCGTCCTGAATGCGCCGAGGTCTGTAGCTTTCAGTCGAGCACCTGGATCCTTGATCGAGCTATACGTCATCCAG TAGTTGGCTCTCCAACCACTGCGCATCATAAGGCTACTATAAGAGTGCTAAGATATTTGAAGAATGCACCAGTGAATGGTCTTTTCTTTCATGTCAACACTGATTTCACGTTTACTGATTTTACCGATGATGATTGGGCTACATGTCCCGATTCAAGACGATCCGTTTTAGGCTACTGTTTCTTTTTAGGCACCTCTTTGATCTCTTGGAAGAGTAGTAAGAAGCAAACTGTGTCTCAATCTTCCTCTGAGGCCAAATATCGAGCGCTTGCGAATGCCACATGTGAAGGTCTTTGGCGGTTGAGGTTGTTGCAGGTTCTTGGAGTTGATCATGATTGGCTTTTCACGCTATACAGCGACAGCCAATTCACTCTTCATATGGCTGCTAATCCGGTATTGCACGAACAAATCAAGCACATTGAGACATATTGTGTGCGATAA